In a genomic window of Rhinoderma darwinii isolate aRhiDar2 chromosome 10, aRhiDar2.hap1, whole genome shotgun sequence:
- the LOC142662413 gene encoding tumor necrosis factor receptor superfamily member 8-like produces MNIRLYGVDLVERRRQRDAMLFPHIISVLVMVAVTFQKATAQLRCQGTQYYNEKKNDCCRRCPQGLVTRSSCVKDINKECASCPESNYFIIWSQNRPKCTACRKCTKESFLVEIQSCSLLSEAICQCKPGYYCHTTLHNSCARCNAHTPCPPGRGVKQKGSPKKDTECEACPSGTFSDVNSATEGCKLHRDCDKLHQVTTRMGSDKADALCTGPIPTVLKSSENTTRGRDETHTTYPTTRDTTTPHRTTSGTFIATTTKAGADDTGKWSGGVYMVAGIICVMSLLIVFLLYWKKKICNLKIWKNFIQPELSRPQKTLMMYKEENSKGNLLRRENSSPFSDLTPETYHRTENTQKDCTMEDKHETQRGRDQLNNRIEKIYIMNADTVLVGSISEVPTRRRSVTMEFDSRESPILVSRYPEQESSKLSANDLMISIEEEERESCTAKAILEV; encoded by the exons AAAGCCACCGCTCAACTGAGATGCCAAGGAACGCAATACTACAATGAGAAGAAGAATGATTGCTGCCGGAGATGTCCTCAAG GTCTGGTGACGCGCTCTTCTTGTGTTAAAGACATTAATAAAGAATGTGCGTCGTGTCCTGAATCGAACTACTTCATTATCTGGTCCCAGAATCGTCCTAAATGTACAGCTTGTAGAAAGTGCACGAAAG AATCGTTTCTTGTAGAGATCCAGAGCTGTTCCTTACTCTCCGAGGCGATCTGTCAGTGTAAACCTGGCTACTACTGTCACACCACTTTGCACAACTCATGTGCCCGCTGCAACGCCCACACACCGTGCCCACCTGGTCGAGGAGTAAAGCAAAAAG GATCCCCTAAAAAGGACACAGAATGTGAAGCTTGTCCCAGCGGGACCTTCTCTGATGTGAACTCTGCCACAGAAGGATGTAAACTGCATAGAGA cTGTGATAAATTACATCAAGTGACTACTAGGATGGGCAGCGACAAGGCTGACGCTCTATGTACGGGACCCATTCCTACAGTTCTCAAATCAAGCGAGAACACCACACGAGGCCGAGATGAGACACATACAACATATCCAACTACCCGCGACACCACGACCCCTCACAGGACCACCTCTGGGACTTTCATTGCTACTACAACCAAAGCTGGCGCAGATGACACAG GGAAGTGGAGCGGAGGCGTCTATATGGTGGCCGGTATCATCTGTGTCATGTCGCTGCTCATCGTCTTCCTCCTGTACTGGAAGAAGAAGATCTGCAACCTCAAGATATGGAAGA atttcATCCAACCTGAGCTTTCTCGG CCGCAGAAGACGCTGATGATGTACAAGGAAGAAAATAGCAAGGGGAATCTATTGCGAAGGGAGAACTCGAGCCCTTTCAGCGATTTGACCCCCGAGACCTATCATAGGACAGAGAATACACAGAAAGACTGCACAATGGAGGACAAACACGAAACACAGCGAGGAAGAGATCAACTGAACAACAGGATTG aaaagatCTACATTATGAATGCAGACACTGTCCTTGTGGGATCCATCTCAGAAGTTCCTACTCGCCGGAGATCAGTAACAATGGAATTTGACAGTCGAGAGAGTCCCATATTGGTATCACGCTACCCCGAGCAGGAATCCAGCAAGTTGTCAGCAAATGACCTCATGATTTCTAtagaagaggaagagagagagtcgTGCACAGCCAAAGCCATACTGGAAGTGTAA